The following are from one region of the Juglans regia cultivar Chandler chromosome 10, Walnut 2.0, whole genome shotgun sequence genome:
- the LOC118343658 gene encoding protein CONSERVED ONLY IN THE GREEN LINEAGE 160, chloroplastic-like, producing MAVLNYISVTSTTTPISQDPPTPAVPDPRQTKILLPKKKPLKWSTGVAPGDYGGPPTTSKLRKYWGGEKDPLSSDDFMWNKDFMGRFQKLIQNPDSSIEDTPIKEEPSGFLSLNRVMSLERLEVDLSKELTAPSKPRFEEKVEATPQSDGSKSTKWKPAPTRREQEKWDRATKAATGGSEVMFRELRRPRGDPEVLAAQSRELYFKLKKRLQVLTLGIGGVGLVSAYVSYSPEIAASFGAGFLGSLVYIRMLGSSVDSMADGAKGAVKGAIAQPRLLVPVVLVMIYNRWNGILVPEYGYMHLELIPMLVGFFTYKIATFIQAIEESLPVAGEKTEV from the exons ATGGCAGTTCTGAACTATATCTCAGTGACCTCCACAACCACACCCATCTCTCAGGACCCTCCAACCCCAGCTGTGCCTGACCCAAGACAGACCAAGATCCTCCTGCCCAAGAAGAAGCCCCTCAAATGGTCCACTGGGGTGGCTCCGGGCGACTACGGTGGCCCACCAACCACTTCAAAGCTTAGAAAATATTGGGGAGGTGAAAAGGACCCCTTGAGCTCTGATGATTTTATGTGGAACAAAGACTTCATGGGTCGGTTTCAAAAATTGATTCAGAACCCTGACTCGTCCATTGAAGACACTCCAAtaaag GAAGAGCCATCAGGGTTTCTAAGCTTAAATAGAGTCATGAGCCTTGAGAG GTTGGAAGTTGATTTGAGCAAAGAACTCACAGCTCCCTCAAAGCCTAGGTTTGAAGAGAAAGTTGAGGCAACACCTCAA AGTGATGGCAGCAAGTCGACCAAATGGAAACCAGCGCCAACCCGGCGTGAGCAAGAGAAATGGGATAGGGCCACCAAGGCTGCAACTGGAGGCAGT GAAGTGATGTTTCGGGAATTAAGACGGCCTCGCGGAGACCCGGAAGTTTTGGCTGCTCAGTCAAGAGAGCTGTATTTTAAG TTAAAGAAGAGATTACAAGTTCTCACTCTGGGTATAGGTGGTGTTGGTTTAGTCTCTGCTTATGTTTCGTATTCCCCTGAAATTGCAGCTAG CTTTGGTGCTGGGTTTCTTGGTTCTTTGGTCTATATCCGTATGCTGGGAAGCAGTGTGGACTCAATGGCGGATGGAGCAAAGGGGGCTGTCAA GGGAGCAATTGCTCAGCCAAGGCTTTTGGTTCCTGTTGTATTGGTCATGATCTATAACCGGTGGAATGG GATCCTCGTTCCAGAATATGGGTATATGCACTTGGAATTGATACCAATGTTGGTGGGATTTTTCACTTACAAGATTGCAACTTTCATTCAAGCTATAGAGGAATCACTTCCTGTTGCTGGGGAAAAAACCGAAGTTTAA
- the LOC109005769 gene encoding ketol-acid reductoisomerase, chloroplastic-like produces MAAAATSSFFSSLSVRSSSSSSSICKTSKPVSKPFSLGFATTFSKGLKALRATTPGFVGGSALGAKMVSVPAIKPLTLLDFETKVFKKENVNLAGHDEYIVRGGRDLFPLLADAFKGIKQIGVIGWGSQGPAQAQNLRDSLAEAKSDIVVKIGLRKGSRSFAEARAAGFTEENGTLGDIWETVSGSDLVLLLISDSAQADNYEKIFSHMKPNSILGLSHGFLLGHLQSMGLDFPKEISVIAVCPKGMGPSVRRLYVQGKEINGAGINSSFAVHQDVDGRATDVALGWSVALGSPFTFATTLEQEYKSDIFGERGILLGAVHGIVESLFRRYTENGMSEDLAYKNTVECITGIISKTISTKGMLAVYNSLSEEGKREFESAYSASFYPCMDILYECYEDVASGSEIRSVVLAGRRFYEKDGLPAFPMGKIDQTRMWKVGERVRSARSAGDLGPLYPFTAGVYVALMMAQIEILRKKGHSYSEIINESVIESVDSLNPFMHARGVSFMVDNCSTTARLGSRKWAPRFDYIITQQALVAVDNGAVINRDLISNFLSDPVHGAIEVCAQLRPTVDISVPPDADFVRPELRQSSN; encoded by the exons ATGGCGGCGGCAGCTACCTCCTCATTCTTTTCCTCCCTCTCTGTGCGGTCGTCCTCTTCGTCTTCGTCGATCTGTAAAACCTCGAAACCCGTCTCTAAGCCCTTCAGTCTTGGCTTCGCGACGACGTTTTCCAAGGGCCTGAAGGCTCTTAGAGCTACTACTCCTGGTTTTGTCGGTGGATCCGCTCTCGGTGCCAAAATGGTTTCGGTGCCCGCGATCAAGCCCCTGACTTTGCTCGATTTCGAGACCAAGGTCTTTAAGAAGGAGAATGTCAACCTCGCTGGCCACGACGAG TATATTGTGAGAGGTGGGCGGGATTTGTTCCCTTTGCTGGCGGATGCGTTCAAGGGGATTAAGCAGATTGGTGTTATTGGCTGGGGTTCCCAG GGGCCCGCACAAGCTCAGAATTTAAGGGATTCTCTCGCTGAAGCAAAATCTGATATTGTGGTCAAG ATTGGGCTGAGGAAGGGTTCCCGTTCTTTTGCTGAAGCTCGTGCAGCTGGCTTTACTGAAGAGAATGGCACTCTAGGTGATATATGGGAAACTGTCTCAGGAAGTGATCTTGTGTTGCTGCTGATTTCTGATTCTGCACAG GCTGataattatgagaaaatattctCCCACATGAAGCCAAACAGCATTCTTGGGCTTTCGCATGGTTTTCTTCTAGGCCATTTGCAGTCAATGGGACTTGATTTCCCCAAGGAAATTAGTGTCATTGCTGTTTGCCCTAAGGGAATGGGTCCTTCCGTAAGGAGACTTTATGTCCAAGGCAAAGAGATAAATGGTGCAGGCATTAATTCAAGCTTTGCAGTTCACCAG GATGTTGATGGTAGAGCCACAGATGTTGCCCTAGGATGGTCAGTTGCTCTAGGTTCTCCTTTCACATTTGCCACTACACTAGAGCAGGAATATAAGAGTGACATCTTTGGGGAGCGTG GCATTTTGCTTGGTGCCGTCCATGGAATTGTGGAGTCCTTGTTTAGAAGGTATACAGAAAATGGAATGAGTGAAGATCTAGCTTACAAGAACACTGTTGAGTGCATTACAGGAATAATATCAAAGACCATCTCAACCAAG GGTATGTTGGCTGTATACAACTCCTTGTCTGAAGAGGGCAAAAGGGAATTTGAGTCTGCGTATAGTGCATCATTTTATCCCTGCATGGATATCCTGTATGAATGCTATGAAGATGTGGCCAGTGGTAGTGAGATCCGCAGTGTTGTGTTGGCTGGGCGTCGCTTTTAT GAAAAAGATGGTCTACCAGCTTTCCCAATGGGTAAAATTGATCAGACTCGGATGTGGAAAGTTGGTGAACGTGTCCGATCAGCTCGGTCAGCAGGAGACCTTGGCCCATTATATCCTTTCACTGCTGGTGTTTATGTGGCATTAATGATGGCGCAG ATTGAGATACTGAGGAAGAAAGGGCACTCATACTCTGAGATCATTAATGAAAGTGTGATCGAGTCGGTTGATTCCTTGAATCCCTTTATGCATGCTCGTGGAGTTTCTTTCATGGTTGATAATTGCTCAACAACAGCACGATTGGGATCAAGGAAATGGGCTCCACGTTTTGATTACATCATCACTCAGCAGGCCTTGGTTGCTGTGGACAACGGTGCAGTCATAAACCGGGATCTCATCAGCAATTTCCTATCGGATCCTGTGCATGGAGCGATTGAAGTATGCGCTCAACTGAGACCTACAGTTGACATTTCGGTGCCCCCAGATGCAGACTTTGTGAGACCAGAGCTGCGCCAGTCTAGCAATTAG